TGATGCTGTTGTGAAAATCCGATCTTGAAGAAAGCCAAGTTCGAGAGCAGCTTCAAATTTTTTATTTATTTCCCACCCAAAATCTTTATTGAAAAGTCTGGAAGGCTGCAGACCAGCTGTTCCGTTGTAGGATGTCTGCGAAACAGTATAGGTATCCAAATACTGATAATCCCCTATCTGGTCATTTCCCGTTGATCCGTAACTTGTTCTGAGTTTTCCAAAACTCAGCCAAGAGCTCTCTCTCAGGAAATTTTCTTTTGAAAAGAGCCACGCTGCCCCCGCAGCACCAAAAAGAGCAAACTGATTTCCCGGACCAAAACGGCTTGATCCATCTCTTCTGGCCGTAAGATTCAGGATATACTTTTGCTGCCAGTTGTAATTGATTCTCCCAAAAACTGCCTGATAGCGGTACTGTGTCTGATCATCAAGCAGTATGGTGACATACGATGCGGCTGCCAGATTATAGATCAGACTGTTGGAGGCAAATCCGTTGCCTGTCTGGTAGAGGCTGGCTGTATTCTGATTTTGAAAAGTAGCTCCCAGTAATACATCCAGACTGCCCTGCGAAATATCTTTCGAATAATTTAGCTGCGGTTCAATAATCCATGAAGAGCGGGAAGTGTTATTTACATAAATGCTGGATCTGGCACTCGTAATATTATTTGCAGGATTATAAATCGTGGAAGGCGAAGTTCTGGTTTCAGCTGTAGAAAGGTTTGTAAAGCCAAAACTGCTTTTTATAAAAAAATTGGAAAAAACCTCATATGAAAGCACCGTATTGGCAACTAAATCATTTGTTTTTGCTTTAAAAACCGCATTAAGGTTCCTCAGAGGATTATTCCATGTTTTATTCTCCCAGTTCAGACTTCCATCAGCGTTATAAAGAGCAGGGGCATTTGGAGGCAGATTCCGAGCATCAGATGTAAAATCAAATGCAGGCAATTTGTTGTCCTGAACATTATATCCGGCTGAAAAACCCAGACGAAACTTCCCATTATCAGACTGATGGTTTAAATTAAACTGGCTTCCTCCTTTCTTGTACAACGCATCTCCGACAAACACTGTTGATTCGGTATAGTAATTCCCTGATAGGATAAACTGTGTTTTCTCCGACCCTCCTGAAACTGATCCGCTAATATTGTTGATTAATGCAGTGCCTCCAAGAAGTTCTTTCTGCCAGTCTGTATAACGGTTCTGATCCCAAGTCCCATCGACATCATAATCACGGGCCTGGTAAGAAACCTTGTCATTTTCAAATGCCTTCCTGCGCATCGCCAGATACTGCTCGGTATTCATCAGATCCATGAATCTGGTGACTTTTCCAGTTCCTGTTGATGCCTGAACTGTAAATGCTGTTTTGCCTGCGCTCCCTTTTTTAGTGGTGATAAGCACCGCTCCGTTTGCGCCTCTTGATCCGTAAATAGCAGTGGCATCAGCGTCCTTTAAAATCTCTATGCTCTGTATATTTTCCGGGTTGATGCTGTTTAAAGGGCTCGTAACGGTGGGATATGCAGTAGCGGTCTGATTGTATCCTATAGGGGTGGAAGCGTAAGGCACCCCGTCAATGATGTATAAAGGCGCATTGGCATCAGAGCGCAGACTATTCTGTCCTCTGATTTTAATATCAAAACCTCCGCCCGGAACACCTGTAGTCTGCGTCACACTTACTCCTGCCATTCTCCCTTGCATTGTTGCAAGAACATTAGTTACAGGTTGAGTTTCTATATCTTTGGAGGTAATTCGGGCAATACTCCCCGTACGGTCACTTTCCTTTACAGAATAATAACCAGCATTTACCCGAACTTCCTGTAATGTTGTTGTATCGTATTGTAGTATAATGTCGACTTTTGTGCTTCTGTTTATTGGGACATACTTAGTTTTAAATCCCAAAAAGGAAACTATCAAAGTGTCATTAGAACCAGCATTAATTATATACTGTCCTCTATAGTCTGTAATAGAGTAGTTATTACCAGTACCTTTTACGCCAATGGTTACTCCGGGTAGAGGAGCAGAGCCGTCTGTAACAGTTCCTTTTATCTGATTCTGTTGTAAAACAAAACTGAAATGCCGAGATGAATTAACGGCAAACGATGATGAAAAAGTGAACAAAACTGCCGTAAAAATTAGGCAATAAAGCGCTTTCCCATCCTTGTGGAATGAAAAATAATTCATAATATTGGGATTGGTTAGTTAAATTGATTTTGATTAGCTAAGGTCCTCTACGCTAGTTTGGTCGCTGCCGTTGAGGGCCATTTTTTTGCTTTGAGATAAGGCAAACAACAATTTTTTAATTCACAGGCATTATTATTTCAGGGTTAGTTATTACTAATACGATAGAAAAATAAAGAAAGAATTGCTAAGAATTAAAAAGATGAGTAAAATAAAAAAGGCGCGGAACTCAGCTTATCGAACGGAGGTACTGGTATACCATGCAACAATAAGTGAGCCCACGCCAAAAGACGTGAGCATCGTACTTATCATCCCGTTGCTAAAAATTACCAGTTTTCCGTCCGAGATTCAAAGCGAATGCTTCAATATTTTTTTGAAGAATCGCAAAAATAATATTTTTTACAAAATGTATGATGTAAAGATAAAAATTAAAATGACAAATATGTCATTGTTTGTGATTTTTTTTCTTGGTTGCTTTGGTACATTATGGGACAAATTAAAAATGATAGACTTCTAACAGCCGTAAAGCTTGTTCTTAAAGAACTTCGCTTGAAAACTGGTTTGACCCAAGAAAAAGTTGCAAACGATATAAAAGCTAATAAAAATCTGACAATTCATATTGGTAGAAATGAATCTGGTAATTTGAATATTAGCATAAGTACACTTTTCGAAATATGTACTTATTATGAAATATCAATTTCAGAATTTTTTAAACGTGTAGAAGAGATTGATAAAGATTTAAAGATTACTAATCACAAATAGCACTGTTGTAAAAATAAAAATGCCTTCCAAATATTTGAAAGGCATAAATTTTAAAAAAGGAAAAGTTACTTTTTAGATTCCTCGATAGAAACTTTTCTGAACTCCTTTAAAAGTTTTTCAAGTTCTAAAGAAGATTTACGAGCTCTTGCTCCAGCAGCTTTAATTCCTTTTTCAGAAAGAGATTCAGATTCTATTCTGAATGTTTCAATCTCAGCACTAATTTTTGCGATTAGATCTTTCATAATGTCATGTTTTTTTAATTACGTCAGCAAATTTAGAAGTTTCAGATTATAAGAAGTTCGATAAAATGAATTATTTACTTAATTGCTCAATGAAAAAATTAACAGGCATTTCAGTTTTCTGCTTGAATGCTAGTGCAAATTGCTGTGTACTGCTGAAACCAGCCTCTTCGGCCAAAGCTGAATTGCTATATTTTCTGGACATTCGATCATCGTTTAGTAACGCTATAATATAGTTTATTTTAAGATCGTTAATGTATTCTACGAAACGCTTGCCTTTATAATGAGAAATGACTTTGTAGAGATATTTGGAGTTTGTGTGAAGCATGTTGGCTACTACATTGAGCCGAAGATCTTTTCCTAGAAATTTTTTAGAATCTTCAAAACTCTGAAGTCCATTCAAAATGGAAGTAATTGTTTCTGATGGTATGTCAAGTGTTGGAGATTTTTCTTTTGGCAATTCTTTTTTATCTTTAGGTTTCGTATTTAATTCAAGCATTAGCTCATCAAATTTCTTTTTATAGAACTTTTTATTCTTTTGATGCCTGTAGTTGAGGTAAAACGAAACTGTAAAAAGCACCAATATTATACCTGCAAAAATTAGATCATAGTGCTTCTCCTTTACCAGTTCTTTATGAATCTTTTTATTTTCATTTTGGATTTTTTCTTTCTCAATCAGCAATTCTTTAGTATCGTAATTCTTATGTATTTTTGTTACTAAATACTTGTAGGTATTGTTAAGTATAGTATCTGCTCGGAGAAGCTGATCGATATAGTAAAGCTGTTTACTAAGATCTTTTTTGTTTTTGTAATAAGTGATGAGAAGTTCGTATGATTCCCGAAGATCTGGTCTAATGTATTTTTTTTCTTGAAAAGCTTTGTCTACTTTTAATAAATAGGGTAGGGCTTGGTCTTTATTTCTTACAGACCAAAAACTTTTTCCAATATAAAAATATCCGACTGCTTCATTAGCAAAATCTCTGTTGTCTTTTATTTTTTCAACTACAGATTCTAATTTAGAAATAGCTAACTGATAATTTTTTTTGAAATATTCATTAATTCCATCCGAATGAATGAAATAAATCTCCATATCGGAAAGACCCAGAGATTTACCCTCATAAATCCCTTTTCTATTAATCTCAGAACATAAACCGTAATTTCCAATCCTATTATAGCATACCCCTATGGAGTGAAGAGTGTTTAAATATGCGGAGGTGTTTTCTACTTTAAAATAAGTTAAGCAATCATTAAATAACGCGAGAGCTTCATCGTAAAAACCAAGATAGTATTTAATTTGAGCCATATGATATTTTACCTTATTAATCAGGTATTTGTCATTTGACCTAGAAATGTAGTTATTAGCTCTAATATAGTTTTGAAAGGCATTCTCATAATCTTTCCGTCCATAATATACAATTCCTTTTGAAAGATATGAAGAACCAAGTAGCGTATTATCTCCTGCCTTTTTAGCAGTGTAAATCATGCTGTCTGCATAAATTATGCGCATTTTATCAGGTGAATGATGAAGATAGTTTTGATAAGCAAAAATTATCTCTTTCCAGTTTTTCTCGTTTTTGGCTTTTTTTAGATAGGTTAGCAGATAAACGGATGCTTTTGAACTGTCTTTTCGATGATTGTATAATTGATCATCAAGGTACGTGTAACTTTTATTTTTTAATGAATCAGAAGCTTTAAATTCTTTTTTCTGTGCAAATCCGAAATCAAAAGAAAAAGCACAAAGCAGCATTACAAATAATAAATTTTGTTTCATAGGGGCAATGTTTTTTTAGATATTTCTTTGTGATATTATAAATCCTGAAAAAAAGTTGCCTCTACAGGATTATCTTGCTAAAGCCAACTGTAAAAATAGGTTAAATTATTGAATGTTAAGGGATTGTTATGTTAAAATGAAGTATGGATTTCCATGAAATCCATACTATAAATTCATGGAAATCCACACATAATGGCTTGCGGAACGATTTTTAACGAAATAGTTTTGTTTCGAATTCAACGGCAAAATGTTCAGCAGAGTGCTGAATTAAAGTTCTGCCAATCCGGATGAAATGGACTGGGAAATTCCCGTTCACCATCAAACTATTATCAAATGAAAAGTTTATTATTAATGAGCATGACTGCAATTTTATTATTATCATGTTCGGCTGACCAAGATTATAATTCAGAAATTGAGAGCACTTCTGTTCCACAGACACATGAAAAAGCAATTTATGCCTTAAACACAATGAATCCTTTTGAAGAAACAGGTATTAATTTTTTCAATGATTTTGATTTTTATGTTTCTAAAAATGGATATCCTACTTCTAATGAACAGCTAATTAATCAAGTCCTTTTCTTGATTGATAAGAGAGTTAATAACAAACAAAGTGGTAAAAGTATCATTACTATAACACCCGAATTGATTCTCTTAATTTTAGCAAACCCTGAAGAAAAGCTTGTGGAAATTATTGATAATTCCGATTTGAGTATTGCAGTTAAAGCAAATCTGAATTTATTTATTGCAGATCTAATCAGCAAGCAGCAGGATGATTATGATGAGGTTTACGACCACATTGTTACATATGAATCAGCTATTGTAGTAGATTCACTTTTGGAGGAAGATGAAAAAGATACAATTTTGAAAGTTTCTTCCATTTCAAGATATTCATTATATGCTGAGGCTAGAAAACGAGATCCGGATTGGCAAACTTCAGTAACAAATAGACCATCAGGCGATTTCCTAAAAAAGAACCAAATGACATTTATTAATCTGGCAGTTCTTCTAAATGTGATCAAATAATACTTAGGTTGATTTATAAAATCCTATAAAAATGAAACTGCGAGGCATTTTATTTACGCTTTTGATTTTAATAAATGTAATAAGTCTCTATTTCATCTTAGATCTATTTTTCTATGATGGAATAGAGGACTTAAACCTTAATGTCCAAAATTTACGAAATACTAGTAGAACTTCAGGATACGTGCTGTATATCACAACTCTCTCAAATCTGTATTTCTTCTTTTTTTTAATTATCAGAAGAAAATTTAAAGACTGAATAATTCAAATAAGTTCCTTAAAAATAGGGTTATGCTAAAGAATTTAATTAATATAAAAATAGAAGATTGTCCAATTGACGGATTCGATATTCATCTTATTAAAAAGTATGAACAGAGTCAAGCTAAGGAAGATTCTTTTATGTCTGAAAATCTAGCAATCTTACTTATTAGATCTGGCAGTTTCATACTGAAAATTGAGGACATTATTCAAGATTTGTCGGCGCGCGATCTTATTATAATTCCTAAAGATACAGACTGTAATATTCGTGAGATCCGTGATAAATCGCAAATTTACCTTGTTACATTCTCATCTGATTTTGCCATTAGAAATTGTTTAAAGAAAGAGCTAGTTGATTCTTTCTATTTTTTTATCAGAAAAGAATCGATAAAAGCTTCACTAGATGAAAATGAATATTCAGTCTTATCGCTTATATACAGACTCATTTATTATGTAAATCTAGAAGCAAAGAGAGAAGCGTATGAAAGTGAACTTCTTCGAATAAGTTTGAATCTATTCCTTTATGAGCTTAAAATAATATATTCAAAGTATGCGTCAAATGTTCTACCAAACTTCACTAGAAAAGAAAATATAGTTATACAGTTTCTAACTATTTTGTCCATTCACTACAAAAAGCAGCATCAAGTTCAGTTTTATGCGGGTGCTCTATTTATGACCTCAATATATCTAAATAGAGTGGTAAAAGAAATAACAGGAAAAAGCGCTAAAGTACTAATTATAGAAGCACTTATAAGCGAGTCGAAAATTCTATTGGAAGACGTTCAGATAAGTTTTTCCGAAATAGCGGAAGAAATGGAATTTGCAAGTGTATCAGTTTTTGGAATATTTTTTAAAAAGTATACTTCATTATCGCCGTCGGAATACAGAGCCAATTTTATTGAGAAATTCAAAAGCGGGTAGTTAATGCACTTTTCAAAAAAAGCTATACTATGATGAATAATATATATCCATTAGAATGGTTTGATTCTTTGATATTGCAGACATTTGATCCATTAAGCAAAAATATTGATAGTCTGACCGATAACGATATTGAAGTTATTTCTGAAAATATTTCCAAAGAATCCATTAAAATTCAAGTGCATCTTAAAAACGAAGTTTTTTCATTAAAAAAGAAAAGACATATTCGTGTCACAGTCAGGCAGTATCATTCAACACTGATTTTTCTGCTGGACAGCATTATAGAGAATAGAACAGAGAAAGTCCTTCAATCTGAAAAAATAAGACGCCTTGCTGATCTTCTAATTACAAATCTGGATTATCTCATTTCTTTCATTGAGGATAGGTTTTCGTACTATCTAAGTCTCGATGAGAGAGTGCCAATTACCTATCTAATGGTGTGCAGAAAAGAGCTTGCGTTAAAACTGCAGAGAATTAATAAAAGAAATTTAAGCGCAGAGCCTGATAAATTGACTATTAAAAGAGTAATTAAAATACTTCAGAATGCAATCGAGGCTGACAACGGTAAGAAACTTACATACCGGCGCATTCTTTACTTTAGAGAACTTTCAAAGCTTCTGGAGGAGCATTCGGGTGATATGGAAAATCCTTCGATTTTCACCCCGCTAGATGAACTGCTGATTGATCATAATTTTAATTCCGTACAATATATTTCAATTCTGACGGAAAGAATGACTGAACAGATTTATGCCACTGAAAATCACCTAGCCAAATTGAATCTGCTACTGCTGTTTTTCAAAGACTTCAAGCAATTACACTCTAATATAAAAATAACCTTTGATGCGAGCCATCAGAATATTAAGGATGTCTTGGAGAATTGGTTTACTTCTGAGATCAGTTTTCTTCAGAGTCGCGATGAATTTGAAGAATCAGCACATTCACTTTCTCGGAGAAATTCCAATCCATCTCATCAAACAGTGGAAAATAAAATTCAATGCACACTTTCATCTGATCAAATGGGGCTGATTTTAAGAGCCACTGATGAAACGAGAGTATTAAAGGCGAAATCAATGAGTTTAATTTTTAAGACAATCGTTCCTTATCTCTCAACTCCATTCAAGAGAAATTTATCATATCAATCGGTGAGGAGCAAGTCATATAATCCAGAAGAAAAAGATAAAGAATTTGTAATTAAAACATTAGAGAAAATTATTAAGCATATAAAGGAATACTAATTTAATTTATGAGATCATGAAATCACTATTAAGAATACTGCCGTTGTTCAGTCTTGTATTTATCTGCTGCCAGAACAATAAACTGGATAATAGAACAGCAGAAAGTATGATTGTAAAAAAACACCAATTTCCTCAAGAAATTGATTTTGAAGTTTTCTGCAATGATCCTGTGCATGCTAAAAAAATGCTGGATTCAGGTTTAGAAGAAAAAGGTTTTGTAGAGATAATAAAAGTTAAAGGCTATAAAAATAGAGATAAACCTTTGATAGAGTTTACAGATTCAGCTAAACCTTTTCTGCTTGAAACGACAGCAGAAGAACGAGAATACAAGATCCAGAAAGTTAAGATAGGATTGAAGAAGTTTGGTCAAATCATTCAGATAACTGCTGAGACAAATGATAAAAAGATGGCTGTGGTCGATTATATTGTTCAGTATGAAATTAATGAATTTGGAGTGTTATGGCCTGGACTTCCAGAAGAAAAGAAAGAAAAAGCATATTTTATCCTCTCTGATAACGGCTGGAAGATTATTGATAAAAAAGATGCTGAAATAATGATGTTTAAGAAGATTATAGAATATTAACTATCGTAAACTGTAAAATAGACCTCCTTTTAAGGAGGTTTTTTTATGGACTCATTTTTTTGTCATTCGGTCAGCCCTTAATATTAGTGAAAGGTACAGGGGTACAACTGGGGTACAGAAAAAGTTGTACTTGTAGAAGTTTTATTTCCGAAGTTACTTTGGACAGTATAATAAACCATAATTGTTCTTCTTGGTTTATTCATAGTATGAGATGATGTTGAATGATAAATGAAAATGCTATGTTAAATTCTATTACATGGAACAGTTACATTGTAGCTGTTATTACTCTATTAATTTTATGGTATCTGTTTGTTGGATTACGTTATTATTCTTTTGAAATAAAGGAAATTCTGCAAGGGAAAAAGAAAATTAATTTTTACCTCTTGCGAAAGAAGCCAATCAATGACCCATTCCAATCTTTCGATCAAGAACAGACTAACCAGACAAATCTTAATGAAGCATTTGAAGAATCATTTGCCACTCTTGATGAGGTTAAAGAACTGTCAGCCCGCTTGACAGCAGCAGTTACGGAAAGCGCAGAATTAAAGCGCTCAAATCTGGAATTCAAGAATTATATCCGATTAATTCTTTCCGATTATCCATATGTAAAGATTTCTTCTTTACGCAGCAATGTAAACATTCTGCTTGCTCTTGATTCCGAAAAATATCCCGAACTGCTTCTTACTGCAAGTGAAACAGATGAATTATGGGAAGAAAATAATTAAAAGACAGCAGAGGAACTTTCCCCGTCCGCTCTAGTGCGGTAAGGTAAAATGTGACAAGGAGAATAGATGATGAGACGGCGCTGTTCCTCTGCTTTTGAATTAATATTAATCTTTAAAATGAGGTATGATGGTGAATGATGGAATAAAATTAAAGTGTTTTTTTAAAAGGAACAAGAACTTAGTAAGCTTAATTTTTCTGCTTTTAATTATTAATGGAAATACATATGCCCAGGATGGTGTGGCAGGAATAAATGAGGCGAACCAAAAGGTAAGGAGTTATTTTGATGCGGGCACAGAACTCATGTACGCAGTCGGCGCAATACTCGGACTTATAGGTGCTGTTAAAGTTTACCAGAAATGGAATGCCGGAGACCCTGATACGGGCAAGGTAGCCGCCGCATGGTTTGGAAGCTGCGTGTTTCTTGTCGTCGTGGCTACGGTAATCAAATCTTTCTTTGGTGTCTAAGCAGTCTCAAACATGAGCAGTGTTTATCAGATCAACAAAGGAATCAATCAGTCAATTGAATTTAAAGGCCTTAAAGCCCAGTACATATGGTATCTGGGAGGAGGTGTTGTTGGACTGATGATTGTTTTTGCAGTGCTTTTTATTATCGGAATTCCTTCACTGTTATGCGTTATTTTAATTGGTGCAGCAGGAACGGTAATGGTAATTAAGATTTATAAGATGAGCAGGAAGTATGGAGAGCATGGCATGATTAAAGCTTTAGCTTCCAGACAAATTCCGAAATGTGTAAAAGTGCGCAGCAGGTCAGTTTTTTTAAAGCGATAGTCTTAGAACGTTAAAAAGGTGATGAATTATGAAAGTCTTAAATCTTTATGCCGGAATAGGAGGTAACAGAAAAAATTGGACCAATGTATCAGTCACTGCTGTTGAACTTGATCCGCAGCTTGCAGCCATCTATTCAGAGAACTTTCCTGAGGACACAGTCGTGGTCGGAGATGCGCATCAGTTTCTTCTGGATCATTATAATGAGTATGATTTTATCTGGTCTTCGCCGCCATGCCAGTCCCATTCATCCTTCAGGCAGAATATATGTGTGAGATTTCGCGGCACTCCTGCGGTATTTCCGGATATGCGGCTGTATCAGGAAGTCTTGTTTTTAAGGCATAACGCTGAATGTTTATGGACAGTTGAAAATGTAAAGCCTTATTACAAACCTCTGATTGATCCTGATGCTGCACTGCAGCGCCATTTAATCTGGTCAAATTTTGAGATTTCTCAGCCTGATCTACAGCCATCAATAAAAATACGGCATGCACAGATTCCTGATCTTGAACAGGCTTTAGGTTTCAGTTTAAAGGAGTGCAGTATTTCAAACAAAAGGCAGGTGCTGCGAAACTGCGTGGATCCGAATTTAGGAGAGCATATTTTGAATGCAGCCAGAAGCCTCTGGCAGAGAAAAGCAAAACTTAGTAAAGCAAGGAAAAATGGAAAAGGAATTGGATGATGTTTTACCGATTATGGATGTGCAGCATGACTGCATTTTGTCAAAACAGGGTGATATAACGGTTGTGTTTAAAGCTGATCTGCCGGAAATTTTTACGCTCTCGGACCACGAATATGAAGCCTTTCACCAGTCATGGATTAAAGCTGTGAAAATACTGCCAAAATTTACTGTTTTTCACAAGCAGGACTGGTTTTTGGAAAGCAGCTACAAAGCGAATTTTGACAATGAAGACAGCAGTTTTCTCACAAGAAGCAGCGAGCGTTTTTTTAATGAGAGACCATTTCTGGATCATTCCTGTTATATTATGATTACAAAAAAGCCGGAGGGGAGAAAGAATTCCAGTTCGCTTTTTTCTAATCTCATAAGGAATAGCATTGCACCTCAGGAAGTGACTAAATCCCAGTTTCTTCAGGATTTCATTGACACTACAGGCCAGTTTAAAAGGATTATGGAGGACAGCGGGTTTATCCGTCTGACCAGGCTAAAAAATAATGAACTCAAGAGCCAGAGCAGAAAAATTGGACTCATTGAAAAATATTATTTTTTATCTGCAAATGAAAATTCATTTGTTTACAGCGATCTTAAGTTTTCAGAAGGTATGCAGATAGGAGATAAGCACAGCCAGCTTTTTACCCTTGGAGATGCTGCGGATCTGCCCTCGCTATGCGGGTCAAGAATCAATTTTGACAGATATTCGACCGATAAGACAAAGTTCAGTGTCGGTTTTGCTTCCACGCTGGGACAGCTTCTTTCATGCAACCATATATACAGCCAGTATATTTTCATTGAAGATGCGCAGAAAACGATCCAAAAGCTGGAAAGTAAAAGATTAAGACTCCAGTCATTATCTGCTTACAGCAGAGAGAATCTGATTGCAAGGGATTCTGCAAATGATTTTCTAAACGAAGCGATAGCGCAGCAGCGGCTTCCGGTTAAAGCGCATTTTAATGTCCTGGGATGGACCTCAGAAAAAGAAGAGATGAAAGATATAAAAAACAAAATCTCATCAGCCCTGGCGCAGATGGATGCAGCCGCCAAACAGGAAACTGTGGGAGCGCCGCAGATCTACTGGGCCGGCATTCCCGGAAATGCTGCCGATTTTCCAATGAATGATGCTTTTGACACTTTTACAGAGCAGGCTGTATGTTTTCTGAATATGGAAACAGGCTACCGCTCCTCGCTGAGCCCCTGCGGCATCCGTCTGGGTGACCGTCTGACAGGCAAGCCTGTTCATGTTGATATCAGTGATGAGCCTGTAAAGAAAGGCATCTGCACCAACCGAAATAAGTTTATACTCGGTCCGTCGGGAAGCGGCAAATCCTTTTTTACCAATCATATGGTCAGAAGCTATTATGAGCAGGGAACCCATATTGTACTGGTGGATGTCGGACACAG
The Flavobacterium humidisoli DNA segment above includes these coding regions:
- a CDS encoding TraG family conjugative transposon ATPase, with translation MEKELDDVLPIMDVQHDCILSKQGDITVVFKADLPEIFTLSDHEYEAFHQSWIKAVKILPKFTVFHKQDWFLESSYKANFDNEDSSFLTRSSERFFNERPFLDHSCYIMITKKPEGRKNSSSLFSNLIRNSIAPQEVTKSQFLQDFIDTTGQFKRIMEDSGFIRLTRLKNNELKSQSRKIGLIEKYYFLSANENSFVYSDLKFSEGMQIGDKHSQLFTLGDAADLPSLCGSRINFDRYSTDKTKFSVGFASTLGQLLSCNHIYSQYIFIEDAQKTIQKLESKRLRLQSLSAYSRENLIARDSANDFLNEAIAQQRLPVKAHFNVLGWTSEKEEMKDIKNKISSALAQMDAAAKQETVGAPQIYWAGIPGNAADFPMNDAFDTFTEQAVCFLNMETGYRSSLSPCGIRLGDRLTGKPVHVDISDEPVKKGICTNRNKFILGPSGSGKSFFTNHMVRSYYEQGTHIVLVDVGHSYKGLCDMVNGYYFTYDEKNPIRFNPFYISEGDSLDTEKKESIKTLLLALWKKDDETFNRSEYVALSNALQLYYENLEKDKNIFPCFNTFYEFLKEQFVSILQGDKVKEKDFDVNNFLYVLRPYYSGGEFDYLLNATENLDLLKERFIVFELDNIKDHPILFPVVTIIIMEVFISKMRKLKGIRKMILIEEAWKAIAREGMAEYLRYLFKTVRKFFGEAIVVTQEVEDIISSPVVKQAIINNSDCKILLDQSKYQNKFDQIQELLGLTEKEKALVLSVNKANDPDKKYKEVFISLGGMLSKVYRTEVSLEEYLAYTTEESEKVRMNAFAKQFGGDIKKGIAAMAQEIRNGN